From a region of the Notolabrus celidotus isolate fNotCel1 chromosome 14, fNotCel1.pri, whole genome shotgun sequence genome:
- the usp32 gene encoding ubiquitin carboxyl-terminal hydrolase 32, whose protein sequence is MGAKESRIGFLSYDEAVKRVTDVELKRLKDAFKRTSGITYYMTQQCFYREVLGDGVPLKVAEVIYTSFGGTSKGLHFNNLIVGLVLLTRGRDEEKAKYLFSLFASDLGGYAAREDIEAVLQVLDGEVPTSLKKCFSEGDKVNYERFKSWLLQNKEAFTLSRWLLSGGVCVTLTDDSDTPTFYQTLAGVTHLEESDIIDLEKRYWLLKAQSRTGRFDLETFVPLVSPPIHASLSEGLFHAFDENRDNHIDFKEISCGLSACCRGPVAERQKFCFKVFDVDRDGVLSRDELHEMVVALLEVWKDNRTDTLPELHSSVSDIVENILKMHDTTKLGHLTLEDYQIWSVKSALANEFLNLLFQVCHIVLGLRPGTPEEEGQIIRGWLERESRHGLQQGQNWFLISMLWWQQWKDYVKYEQKGIVVEQPSIIGSLRTPMATAFVESSPPDRLGGLGTFSQVSPTEERSPDAVSSASEATENALSPQVAHSATESCFARQHNVSDNNNQCFSGANGHLPSQLAAQRPGAIDNQSLVTTDAMKAPTLTMEGGRLRRSLQLQTSRDFETVPEPVWRALYHWYGANLSLPRPVIHDSKTGQAELELFPRYLLFLRQQPATRSPQSNIWVNMAGSVPSPNAPLKRVLAYTGCFSRMGTIKDIHLYLSQRLRIKEEDMRLWLYNSENYLTLLDDEDHTLESLKIQDEQQLVIEVRNKDMSWPEEMSFIANSSKMDRHKVPTEKGATGLSNLGNTCFMNSSIQCVSNTKPLTDYFISGRHLYELNRTNPIGMRGHMAKCYGDLVMELWSGTQKNVAPLKLRWTIAKYAPRFNGFQQQDSQELLAFLLDGLHEDLNRVHEKPYVELKDSDGRPDWEVASEAWENHLRRNRSIVVDLFHGQLKSQVKCKTCGHISARFDPFNFLSLPLPMDSSMHLEITVIKLDGSTPVRYGLRLNMDEKYTGLKKQLSELCSLKPEQILLAEVHNSNIKNFPQDNQKVRLSVNGFLCAFEIPVPGSPTSLSSPTLTDITPIANGSAANGILVSKPVLIPNGGPSTVVPCSPETPLANGLANGHITPVQESPFIGYIIAMHRKMMRTELYFLSSQKNRPSLFGMPLIVPCTVHTSKKDLYDAVWIQVSRLASPLPPQEASNHAQDCDDSMGYQYPFTLRVVGKDGNSCAWCPWYRFCRGCTIECCEDRASVGNAYIAVDWDPTALHLRYQTSQERIVEEHCSVEQSRRAQAEPISLDSCLKAFTSEEELGEDELYYCSKCKTHRLATKKLDLWRLPPILIVHLKRFQFVNGRWIKSQKIVKFPRENFDPSAFLAPRDLEQHCLHSRSESEDLLRVREDNLSSISAPAGFCNLNKASPASSRKSAPSLSQTSSPSCSPKTGSGGRKPGRLRLPQLGSRHRLSNSKESLDGAANPEGESRDGASQADTEGGGTALSHTESGDGITLESLSSTEASSSHCDVVLVNGESNGLSSDCSTESSVDPDNALIQHRDNMCLDAIYNLYAISCHSGIMGGGHYVTYAKNPNEKWYCYNDSSCKELHNEEIDTDSAYILFYEQQGVEYSQFLPKIDGKKMADTSSMDEDFESDYKKYCVLQ, encoded by the exons GGTGATAAGGTGAACTACGAGCGCTTCAAGAGTTGGCTGCTGCAGAACAAAGAGGCCTTCACTTTGTCCAGATGGCTCCTGTccggaggagtgtgtgtgacacTCACAGACGACAGCGACACGCCCACCTTCTACCAGACCCTGGCTGGTGTCACACACT tggAGGAGTCCGACATTATAGACTTGGAAAAGCGCTACTGGCTTCTGAAAGCTCAGTCCAGAACCGGCCGCTTTGACTTGGAAACCTTTGTCCCGCTGGTGTCTCCCCCCATCCACGCCTCTCTGAGCGAAG GCTTGTTTCACGCCTTTGATGAGAACCGGGACAATCACATCGACTTTAAAGAGATCTCTTGTGGACTGTCGGCGTGCTGCAGGGGGCCGGTGGCTGAAAGGCAGAAAT tttgcttcaaagtgtttgatgtggaCCGTGACGGGGTTCTGAGTCGAGATGAGCTCCATGAAATGGTTGTGGCCTTGCTGGAGGTGTGGAAGGACAATCGCACAGACACACTCCCC GAGCTGCACAGTAGCGTGTCAGACATCGTAGAGAACATCCTGAAGATGCACGACACAACAAAG CTGGGTCACCTGACCCTGGAGGACTACCAGATCTGGAGTGTGAAGAGCGCTTTGGCCAATGAATTCCTGAACCTGCTCTTCCaa GTCTGCCACATAGTCCTGGGGCTTCGGCCTGGTACTCCTGAGGAGGAGGGGCAAATCATAAG aggCTGgttagagagggagagcagacaTGGGCTGCAGCAGGGTCAGAACTGGTTCCTCATCTCCATGCTGTGGTGGCAGCAGTGGAAGGACTACGTTAAATAC GAGCAGAAAGGCATCGTGGTGGAGCAGCCGTCCATCATTGGGTCTCTGCGGACTCCCATGGCCACGGCCTTCGTAGAGTCCAGCCCACCAGACAGACTGGGAGGACTGGGAACCTTCAGTCAGGTCAGCCCCACGGAGGAGAGGTCACCCGACGCCGTGTCCAGCGCCTCAGAGGCTACAGAGAACG CCCTGAGTCCCCAGGTAGCTCACTCGGCCACAGAGAGCTGTTTCGCCCGTCAGCACAACGTGTCGGACAAcaacaatcagtgtttttctgGAGCCAACGGACACCTCCCCTCACAGCTGGCAGCACAAAGACCTGGAGCCATCGACAACCAGTCTCTGGTCACCACTGACGCCATGAAG gctcCCACGTTAACCATGGAGGGCGGCCGGCTGAGGCGCTCCCTGCAGCTGCAGACCAGCAGAGACTTTGAGACGGTGCCAGAGCCGGTGTGGCGGGCGCTCTACCACTGGTACGGTGCCAACCTCAGCCTGCCGCGACCG GTGATCCATGACAGCAAGACCGGCCAAGCAGAGCTGGAGCTCTTCCCCCGCTACCTCCTCTTCCTGCGCCAGCAGCCGGCCACGCGCTCCCCCCAGTCCAACATCTGGGTCAATATGG CAGGCAGCGTGCCGTCACCCAACGCTCCTCTGAAGAGGGTTCTGGCCTACACGGGCTGCTTCAGCCGCATGGGCACCATCAAAGACATCCACCTGTACCTGTCCCAGAGACTCCGCATCAAAGAAGAGGACATGAGGCTCTGGCTCTACAACAGTGAG aaCTACCTCACCCTCCTGGACGATGAAGATCACACACTGGAGAGCCTGAAGATCCAGGACGAGCAGCAGCTAGTTATTGAAG TCAGGAACAAAGACATGAGCTGGCCTGAGGAAATGTCCTTCATTGCCAACAGTAGTAAGATGGATAGACACAAAG TTCCCACAGAGAAGGGAGCCACAGGCCTCAGTAACCTCGGCAACACATGCTTCATGAACTCCAGCATCCAGTGTGTGAGCAACACCAAGCCTCTCACCGACTACTTCATCTCTGGGAGACACCTGTACGAGCTCAACAG aacCAACCCCATCGGGATGCGAGGTCACATGGCCAAGTGTTACGGCGACCTGGTGATGGAGCTGTGGAGCGGGACGCAGAAGAACGTGGCTCCGCTGAAGCTCAGG TGGACGATAGCAAAGTACGCCCCCCGCTTTAACGGCTTCCAGCAGCAGGACTCCCAGGAGCTGCTGGCCTTCCTGCTTGACGGTCTGCACGAAGACCTGAACCGAGTCCACGAGAAGCCGTACGTGGAGCTGAAGGACAGTGACGGCCGGCCGGACTGGGAGGTGGCTTCTGAG GCATGGGAGAACCACCTGCGCAGGAACCGCTCCATCGTGGTGGATCTGTTCCACGGTCAGCTCAAGTCTCAGGTGAAGTGCAAGACCTGCGGACACATCAGCGCTCGCTTCGACCCCTTCAACTTCCTGTCGCTGCCGCTGCCCATGGACAGCTCCATGCACCTGGAGATCACag tgaTAAAACTGGACGGCTCCACTCCCGTGCGTTACGGCCTGAGGCTGAACATGGATGAGAAATACACGGGGCTGAAGAAACAGCTGAGTGAGCTCTGCAGCCTGAAGCCCGAGCAGATCCTGCTCGCTGAGGTCCACAACTCCAACATCAAG aactTCCCTCAGGACAACCAGAAGGTCCGTCTGTCCGTTAACGGCTTCCTGTGTGCGTTTGAGATCCCTGTCCCCGGTTCGCCAACATCACTGAGCTCCCCGACACTTACAG ATATCACCCCGATCGCTAACGGTTCAGCTGCTAACGGGATTCTGGTAAGCAAGCCCGTCCTCATCCCCAACGGAGGACCCAGCACGGTCGTCCCCTGCAGCCCCGAGACACCGCTCGCCAACGGGCTCGCCAACGgacacatcacacctgtgcagGAGAGCCCCTTCATCGGCTACATCATCGCCATGCACAGAAAGATG ATGCGCACGGAGCTGTACTTCCTGTCGTCTCAGAAGAACCGGCCCAGTCTCTTCGGGATGCCGCTCATCGTCCCCTGCACCGTCCACACCAGTAAGAAGGATCTGTACGACGCCGTCTGGATCCAAGTGTCCCGCCTGGCCAGCCCACTACCCCCACAGGAAGCCAGCAACCACGCCCAGGACTG TGATGACAGCATGGGCTACCAGTACCCCTTCACCTTAAGGGTCGTAGGGAAAGATGGCAACTCATGTGCCTGGTGTCCCTGGTACAG gttCTGTCGAGGTTGTACCATCGAGTGTTGTGAGGACAGAGCATCTGTAGGAAACGCCTACATCGCTGTGGACTGGGACCCCACCGCCCTGCACCTCCGCTACCAGACCTCCCAGGAGAGG ATCGTGGAAGAGCACTGCAGTGTGGAGCAGTCCCGTCGGGCGCAGGCCGAGCCCATCAGCCTGGACAGCTGCCTGAAGGCCTTCACCAGCGAGGAGGAGCTGGGCGAGGACGAGCTCTACTACTGCTCCAAGTGCAAGACGCACCGGCTCGCCACCAAGAAGCTGGACCTCTGGAGGCTGCCCCCCATCCTG ATCGTCCACCTGAAGCGCTTTCAGTTCGTGAACGGTCGCTGGATCAAGTCCCAGAAGATCGTGAAGTTCCCGAGGGAGAACTTTGACCCCAGCGCCTTCCTGGCTCCCAGAGACCTTGAGCAGCACTGCCTGCACTCCCGCAGCGAGAGCGAGGACCTGCTGAGGGTCAGAGAGGACAACCTGTCCTCCATCTCTGCTCCCGCCGGCTTCTGCAACCTCAACAAAG CCTCTCCCGCCTCGAGCAGAAAGTCAGCGCCTTCTCTGAGCCAGACCAGCAGCCCCTCTTGCAGCCCAAAGACCGGCTCCGGAGGCCGCAAACCAGGCCGGCTCCGCCTCCCTCAGCTGGGCAGCAGGCACCGCCTCTCCAACAGCAAGGAGAGCCTGGACGGAGCCGCTAACCCAGAGGGCGAGTCACGTGACGGAGCGTCGCAGGCGGACACAGAGGGCGGGGGGACGGCGTTGAGCCACACCGAGTCAGGAGACGGGATCACGTTAGAGTCGCTGAGCAGCACGGAGGCGTCCAGCAGCCACTGCGACGTGGTTCTGGTCAACGGGGAGAGCAACGGGCTGAGCTCagactgcagcacagagagcagcGTGGACCCGGACAACGCTCTGATtcagcacagagacaacatGTGTCTGGACGCCATCTACAACCTCTATGCAATATCA TGCCATTCAGGAATCATGGGAGGAGGCCACTATGTGACGTATGCCAAAAACCCCAACGAGAAATGGTACTGTTACAACGACAGCAGCTGTAAG GAGCTTCACAACGAGGAGATCGACACCGACTCGGCCTACATCCTCTTCTACGAGCAGCAGGGCGTCGAGTACTCCCAGTTCCTGCCAAAGATCGACGGCAAGAAGATGGCCGACACCAGTAGCATGGACGAAGACTTCGAGTCGGACTACAAGAAGTACTGCGTCCTCCAGTGA